AGAAACTTGGTGGTTATGCATGAAAAGTCAAATTTGCTTTGCAGCTTACTAAGCACACCAGCTTCAGCGTTATTCAATCCAGAGACTTTACCTCTTCatctaaatatgaaaataaataggtATACATGCTCACAAAAATTATGGTGAAAAGGACATAAGATGAGTTTATACTTGAGTGCTACGGTTTACATTTGTATCTTGCAAGCTTTATTAAGCTATACAATTCCATGTACAGATGGAAGCTCAACCTAATGGCTTTGTGTATAAAACTGCCCTTTGCAAACTAATAAAGGTATTGGAAGAAACTACCATGCAGCAAAGAATCCTGAATTTCAAATGATCATATTTGTAACCAGCTTCAAACCCTGATGATCCGGTGACATATTGTTTATTAAGCATTGAGTAGCATTTGCAAGATTATGTCATTCCATGAGTCAATTGGTCCTGGCAAACACCAATGTAGACAATCATTCTGAACTTTGGCATTCTTGTCTTTTGCAAATGGCTGAAACTTTCTGTAAGGTCCAGGATGTCCATCTGGTCTCAGCAGTGAAAGGAGAGTTGTGTCCAAAAGTTTCAAGTTCACCCTTTTGGATCCCAGAGAAGCAGCCTTCTCAAACTCTTCAAGTTCAATACCTCTCATGATGGAATCTACATCTATCATATGTATCTGACCCTCTTTGAAGGGTACAGTTCTATTGCAATACCCTCCACTAAACCACTCCCCATTCTCAAAGTGGTCTGGTGTGGTGGTTCTGAAGAGGACAGTGGCTTTGTGGTTAGACTTTGTAAAGAACTTGAAAACTTCTTGTAGTACTCTGCGGTACGCATAGTCGAATCCTAGCTCTGTTAAGTTCTTTCCAGGGCAGTAATGGCAGCCCGTGACTGTTTTGTTTTCATGGTAGATTGCAGTCTTGAGAAACCATTTTCCACCACCAATGACAACATAATCAAAATTCTTATACTGGTTGGTCCACTGGTCGAGCGTGTCCAGATAAAGCTGTATCTCTGAAGAGGTAACTCCATTAAAGTCCTCAAATATAGCTGCTTTGACAAGGAAAGGGGTCCAGATTACTGAGAGTGTGAAGTTGTGAGAACGAAATTTCCATATCTTTGATCTATATTCCTTGTCATGGTAGATCTCAACAGCTGGTTCCACCTGCAGATAGAATAATTGGAATTTGATCTAATAACCCAATGTGTAGGACCAAATAAGCAGACACTACACGATGCCACAAATAGTTATGCCAGGTATGTTTGTAGGGACAAATCTAATGGCACTAATGACTACAGCACAGCAATTCGTGGAAGAAGCATTTGAAGCAATAAATTCAGTTAGACCAAGTTATTGAGACCAATGAATCCCTTGTTCCTaaacatttaaaagaaaaaaatgttcatgGCTCAAAACTAAGAACATGGTATATTATGTTGTGGCAACAACAAATTGAGGAAGATCAAATGGCAATAGGTAATGTAGTGATGGACACAACTTATTTTACACACTGCAGTAAGTGTTATAATCATGGAAAGTAAAATCTCAATTTTCACACTAATTATTCAAAGTTAATCTTGAAGATTTGGTATACTGTGTACGTAAACAAGTCTTTCAACATCCAAGGTAGGTAAAGCTGCTTGGGAAAAGACACTGTAGTATATACTGTTGAGTCTTGAAGGCTGTGGACCAATCGTATAATATAAGCAACAGCTGTCATCCACAAATGGAATCAACATCTTTTATCACAATGAAAAAGATTATTATGCATAAAATGACATGCAGTCCAAGCTGTGGAACCTTAGTGCTTGTAAATCATAGAGTGAAAACAACTAATAGACGATTGATTTTGACCACGATTCATGATCGATAGACTAGACACACTATAAACAATGAAGGTGCAACTACAGAACTACTTAGTTAATACTATCATGAAATCACATgacttcattttaaattattggaATCTTGGCCTTTACTAAAtctaaacacacaaaaaaattaagaaaggtAATGTCacacttatttattaaaaataggcAAGCAAAAGAAAGTGGAGGGAAACACAAGCAATGCACACCTACTAAGTAAATTTGCATGAGCTAAAATTTACAATACCTTAGAGAGAATGCAAAGTAGGGACTGAACTTGGTTGCGGGAGATGGAATCACCAATAAAGGACATTGATTTATTTCTCATGAATTTGAGAAACTTTCTGGGATTGAACTTAGGCAATACACAGTCTCGTGGGCTCCACCTCCAGTAGAGGTACCCTGAATCAGGACGTCCATTTTTCATACAATTTTGATGAGGCTCAATCACACGGCAGCTCTCATTAGTGTACACTGGCCCAGATAGGTCTTGCACCCAATTTCCCACAAAAAGATCACATTTTTCTGCAATTATACATTTACAATGCACATTACCATTGACATCACAAGCTAAACACCAACATAAGCACTTGACATTACTCAAAATTTATCTAAGATTGTGCTTTCTTTGTTAAGAAAAAGAACTAGTTGTTTTATATGATTTGGCAGCATCAAaacttttcatttaaattaaattcccaCTCCTTTTCCAATTTCAAGCAAGTAGCCCACGaaacaaggttttaaattgtagCCGCAGTTGTAATTTTTGTCGCGATCCTCGGTATTGCGAAAAAATTGCAGATAAATTGTCACATGAACCCCAAAAACCTTGACATTACGGCCAAAATTGCGAAACCTTACCAAGAAGGAAAGTATCAACAAGTTAAATTAgttgaattttcattttaacacTCATTAGAAGACTTGATGAAGAAGAACAACAGTTCCCAAAAATGTAGAAACAGAAAGCCTTGGTGGATGGTTGGTACATTCCATGACAACCCCACCAACTGAAAGAAAAACCATGTAAAGCCAGAAAATCTAAATGGTTCCAAGCAACTAAAATTAGAGGAAAGGAGCAGAAATGGTTGGTTGgtacattttcatgattttgTCCATAGACAAATTTTTCTGCTTTGAAACTCAAACAAGACTTGCCACTTCATGCATatctcataaaaaaacaaaaatttactcACCACAAGAAAGCAAAATTCCCTTACCATTCTTGGAGATTTGTGTCTGGTTCTGATCATTTTCTGGGAAGTCATCAGAATCCTGAAGAACAGAGGAAGCGAAAACCGGGGACTCTGCTTTTGCCTCTTCCAGAGGAGGAGGTGTCTCCACCACCACTGATGAGAAACTGAATGAATCCCACAAGAGAAGGCGAACGACAAGACCCACCAAGAAGATTGAGACTCCTAACTTCACACACCAATGGTTGTGCTTTTGCAGGGACAATGGACCCGAATCAGACCTCACTCTCTTCACCATCTTGTGTCAGAAACAGAGCAAAGGTGGAAATGGAACCACAAAAAACTATGCTACTTTCTCGTGAAACGGTGCTGTTGAGTAATTATTATAGGGAAATGGAAGCAACTGATTATATTGAATAAAGGAACCTGTTTTCTGCGTACTCCTTGTTGGGATAATAACGTTTGCTGATGCAAAAACACATTATGTGGCATGTACCATGTGGCAGCCTTAAATGgtcaaaataaaaccaaaataaattagTGAACTTCCTTTGATAGCGAAGAATGTGTGTCATTTGGTCTAACTGTCAAATAGaatgctctttttatttttttaatccatgtGCACGTGTGATGTTCAAAGATTTTTACCTTGAAACTATGATTTTGGTGAATTTCACATTGTACTTTTGGTAAATTCGTTCATATATTTTTGTAACTATGATTTATTGGACATGTaactattctctctctctctatctctctctcatgCATAGCACAATGGAATGAAAAAAGTAGTTTGATGTTGTAGGCTACCAAcattgcttttattttatttttggatgaaaCACGCTGCATGTCTATAGACAAAAGTTGAGTAACATCAAAGGCATTGACTGTGCATATAATTGATGAAACCACCAACTTTATTCTGAGATATAACTGTTTACCCTTTCAAGTTTCGCAGTTTCTGTGCTATTAGCCTATTACATTATTTGGAAGCTTCTTGTGTAATTTTGCTTTGAGGGGGTTAACATTTAACAAGACACTATGTCATTTTAACACTCTTTAGTCTTTATCGtggtttaaaatttattaaaaattataaaattataaataaagttcaTTAAATATGAAGTGAGACCACAGGTGAATGTATAatttctaacaaattttaattaataataaaatatatattcaaaaacatgtgttcaataagaaattattaaatagtcACACAACATTAACCagttgtataatatatttttaagttttttaatttgtgaggaaaaataataatacacatgtatatattgtatagagATTAGTTGGGATTATAATGATTTTATATCACTTAAAATTTCTCCTGCTAGAGAATGTGATTTGAGTGTCtctcttttgcttcttttttggtGTGTGGTTATAAAGTCTGAACACAGATTCCTTAATATTTTGGGATTATTTGGATGTCGGTGCTAATGACAACCACGAATCTTTTTTCCCTCATTTAATGATTTGCTTAACAAAAAGAAgtccatttaataatttatttaacctGATTAAAACAATCTGATATGAAACAGTCACCTACTTTTAATGAATGTTATAAACAAGGCACAGTTGGAGTGAAGAGGTAGTTTTGTCAATTTAATGAAGACCGATATATAAGAgctaaataatcaattaaaatagtaGCTGTTCAGTTTATTTTATTGACTTTTTTAAttgaacaatcaattttaatatttatttgatccTTATCAATAAATAAGTTATCAAAATATACTCCTCAACAGCTAGTCACTGTTTATCATGACTGTTTATAATATACTTTGTGTTAAAATTTTGGTTTATGACACAAATTTGGCAACAACATGAGGTCACGACTGGAGTtgtgttcaaacttcaaaattcTTCAAACAACTAACactaacaaaaccaaaaattactataaaagtgataaaaaaaaataataatgtgtcCAAGGTCCAAGCTACAGAATGAAGTTTTCGGTGGATTTTTATGAGTATGGTATGACATGATGAACATTAATGGTTTGCATTGAGTTGAGTCCTATTGTAGGGACCAAATGTTCCTTGCCTTATCTTCTAATTGAGAGGAAGATAGGCCTCTCATGTCCCTTCACAAGGATCTATCTCAgtctatatttattttctcctGATCTGTCGTGCACTGCATAACCAAAGTAATCCCGTATAAAGCTCCATGCTAGCTCATACATATCTTTCgtctttatttcattatttaaaaaactaacaTAAGGACAAAGTAAGGATATATTTTCTTCATACAAgaaaaaaggatattttttcttacaatattttttttattaatctttatcatttccttcggtctcaaatataagaagaaaaattaattaactatatttatttatatcaattttaattaaaaaataattttttctaactcatcttttattgaaatttgatataaacaataaaaaaagttattgaaattaacaccttaattaaaaataaaaaatattttaaaaatagtaataatattaaatcagataaagttaattgaaattttattatatttgaaactaagaaaataatatttttttatatttgagactgaacaaagtaatattttataaaaaaaagaatattaaaagatatatatattttatatttgaaaaacatACAAATCATAcaaagtatttaatattttctttatttaataaataaataaattagtaaaaaaaatactataggAAGATTTAAagttatccaaacaaaatatgaaaaatactaacaacaaattctctttttttctttttctttttccaaataTATAAGTTGTAAGTAATGtgggttctactctttatttaGTGAGTACCCCGTTTCATAGTTATTAACTCATACATCAATTTcaccaaataaaacaaaatgtgtCAGACGAAGTGTCTTATTAACATTCCTTCTACGgatatgtataataaatagctcaaaggagaaaaataaaaagactctTGAAAATGGGTGTTTGGCTAAACTATATTCATAGTAGCTTGTAACATAATCCAGAATATTGAATACCAATTTTTGTGACGCCATTATTTGCCTCTCATAAAGTATATATCTGTTGTGTAT
This region of Glycine max cultivar Williams 82 chromosome 7, Glycine_max_v4.0, whole genome shotgun sequence genomic DNA includes:
- the LOC100305942 gene encoding PMR5N/PC-Estrase domain-containing protein, which translates into the protein MVKRVRSDSGPLSLQKHNHWCVKLGVSIFLVGLVVRLLLWDSFSFSSVVVETPPPLEEAKAESPVFASSVLQDSDDFPENDQNQTQISKNEKCDLFVGNWVQDLSGPVYTNESCRVIEPHQNCMKNGRPDSGYLYWRWSPRDCVLPKFNPRKFLKFMRNKSMSFIGDSISRNQVQSLLCILSKVEPAVEIYHDKEYRSKIWKFRSHNFTLSVIWTPFLVKAAIFEDFNGVTSSEIQLYLDTLDQWTNQYKNFDYVVIGGGKWFLKTAIYHENKTVTGCHYCPGKNLTELGFDYAYRRVLQEVFKFFTKSNHKATVLFRTTTPDHFENGEWFSGGYCNRTVPFKEGQIHMIDVDSIMRGIELEEFEKAASLGSKRVNLKLLDTTLLSLLRPDGHPGPYRKFQPFAKDKNAKVQNDCLHWCLPGPIDSWNDIILQMLLNA